In Campylobacter sp. RM16187, the DNA window GTTTATTGTATTCAGATTTTCCTTTGATACTAGCTCCGCCTTCTGCGCTATCTATTACCGAGTTTTCTACCGTAACCGTATTTTTAGTAGAGTCTTTGTCGTATGATACTCCGCCTACAACGTATCCTTTAGAAATATTAGTTTTGTTTTTGATGTTTATTGTATTATTGCTTGCCAAACCGCTATTGGATCCGGAGCCTATGATGTTTATAGGGTTTGTGTTGTTATAGCCGTCCACGTCTATTTTTACACCGCCTACATCTTCGCTTTCTTTATATGCGCCGAATATGAAACCGTCTATTTTGGCGTCTGTTTTGTCATTGATAACTAGAGGATTTTTTGTTCCTATTCTATATGGATAGTACGTTCCCGTATCTTCATTGAAATAGTCTGCGATTTTGTTACTTTTAAGGATAGGGGGAGTGAGGTCGCTAGCTATTGTCGTTGTTGGAAGCCATAAGGCTACTGCCGCTGATATATATATATATATATCTTTTACTTGTCTGCCTAAAAGAATTTGCTTGAATGCAATCTTTCATATATACTCCTTGATAGTAAATTATAAATTTTAAAAATTTATTTGCGGTCTATTATAGTTTAAAATTAATTTTTTAAAAATTAAATAGATTTAAGGTTAAGTTTTTGATTAAATTGAGTTTCTTTTTGTTACATATTTAAAATTTTGTATTCAAAGCCTAGATTTAATATAATTATCAATAAAGGAGCCGATATGAAGTTTATAAACGCTTTTTTTATAGGAATTTTATTCGTTTTAGCAGTTATTTTTACTCTTTTTGTCGGGCTTAAAACAAGCTATTTTGACTATTATAAAGTATCTGAATATTTTAATATAATTTTTGTAGATAGTGTGCCTTGGCTTTGGATTTTACCGATCTCTTTTGTATTCGGATATCTTATTTTCTATACACCTTTTAGAAAATTTATACGAATTTTTTACGCCATTATTTTATTAGTCTGTGCTCTGTCGTGGCAAGATGAGTTAGGCAGAAAGATCGGTGAATTTATTTTTAAAGGTGAATTAACCACCATTAAGCCTTCGCCCGATTCAAATATAACAATCAAAGGAAATGTTATATACACCGGGCGCAAACAAATTTACTTTCTTAGAAGTGATACCGGCAAGGTTGTAGAGATCAAAAGATTTTAGGCTAAAATTTTC includes these proteins:
- a CDS encoding isoleucyl-tRNA synthetase produces the protein MKFINAFFIGILFVLAVIFTLFVGLKTSYFDYYKVSEYFNIIFVDSVPWLWILPISFVFGYLIFYTPFRKFIRIFYAIILLVCALSWQDELGRKIGEFIFKGELTTIKPSPDSNITIKGNVIYTGRKQIYFLRSDTGKVVEIKRF